The Geodermatophilaceae bacterium NBWT11 genome has a segment encoding these proteins:
- a CDS encoding acetyl-CoA C-acetyltransferase — MTRPAAKNRSVIVGGARTPMGRLLGSLKDFSAADLGGVAIKGALEKAGITGDQVDYVIMGQVIGAGAGQNPARPAAVAGGIPMSVPSFTLNKVCLSGLDAIALADQLIRAGEFDVVVAGGMESMTQAPHLLANSRSGTKFGDTALVDSMSHDGLSDTFDQVAMGVLTEQHNAQYSLTREEQDAFGAASHQRAAAAHKNGLFDDEIVTVSIPQRKGDPIEFREDEGIRADTTTESLGRLKPAFAKDGTITAGTASQISDGAAAVVVMSAAKAAELGLTVLAEIGAHGVVAGPDASLQQQPSRAIAAACAREGIDPTDLDLVEINEAFAAVGIVSTRELGLDPERVNVNGGAIALGHPVGMSGARIALHLALELRRRGGGVGAAALCGGGGQGDALVLHVPAA; from the coding sequence ATGACCCGACCCGCAGCCAAGAACCGTTCCGTCATCGTCGGAGGCGCCCGCACCCCGATGGGTCGACTGCTCGGCTCGCTCAAGGACTTCTCGGCAGCCGACCTGGGCGGCGTCGCCATCAAGGGCGCCCTGGAGAAGGCCGGCATCACCGGCGACCAGGTCGACTACGTGATCATGGGCCAGGTCATCGGGGCCGGCGCCGGCCAGAACCCGGCCCGTCCGGCCGCGGTCGCCGGCGGCATCCCGATGTCGGTGCCCTCCTTCACCCTGAACAAGGTCTGCCTGTCCGGGCTGGACGCGATCGCGCTGGCCGACCAGCTGATCCGCGCCGGTGAGTTCGACGTCGTCGTCGCCGGGGGCATGGAGTCGATGACCCAGGCCCCACACCTGCTGGCGAACTCCCGCTCGGGCACGAAGTTCGGCGACACCGCGCTGGTGGACTCGATGAGCCACGACGGGCTGTCGGACACCTTCGACCAGGTCGCCATGGGCGTGCTCACCGAGCAGCACAACGCGCAGTACTCCCTCACCCGCGAGGAGCAGGACGCCTTCGGTGCGGCCAGCCACCAGCGCGCGGCGGCGGCCCACAAGAACGGCCTGTTCGACGACGAGATCGTGACCGTCTCCATCCCGCAGCGGAAGGGCGACCCGATCGAGTTCCGCGAGGACGAGGGCATCCGCGCCGACACCACGACGGAGTCCCTGGGTCGGCTCAAGCCGGCGTTCGCGAAGGACGGCACGATCACCGCCGGCACGGCCTCGCAGATCTCCGACGGTGCCGCCGCGGTCGTGGTGATGAGCGCGGCCAAGGCCGCCGAGCTCGGGCTCACCGTGCTGGCCGAGATCGGCGCGCACGGCGTCGTCGCCGGCCCGGACGCCTCGCTGCAGCAGCAGCCCTCCCGGGCGATCGCCGCGGCCTGCGCCCGCGAGGGCATCGACCCGACCGACCTGGACCTCGTCGAGATCAACGAGGCCTTCGCCGCGGTCGGCATCGTCTCCACCCGGGAGCTGGGCCTCGACCCGGAGCGCGTCAACGTCAACGGCGGGGCCATCGCGCTGGGCCACCCGGTGGGCATGAGCGGCGCCCGGATCGCCCTGCACCTCGCGCTGGAGCTCAGGCGCCGCGGCGGCGGCGTCGGTGCTGCCGCGCTGTGCGGCGGCGGCGGCCAGGGCGACGCCCTGGTCCTGCACGTGCCCGCCGCCTGA
- a CDS encoding alpha/beta hydrolase, which yields MATLTVGTENSAPIDLYYEDHGSGRPVVLIHGWPLSGKSWEAQVPALVEAGHRVVTYDRRGFGESSKPFEGYDYDTFAADLDALLTHLDLTDVTLVGFSMGGGEVVRYVSRYGTDRIHSAVLAAAVPPYLYKTDDNPDGGLDDATIESFQAGVTGDRFAFLEDFTENFFAAGDKGDLVSSAQKAFARQIANVASPKGTLDCITAFGRTDFRGDVAKMTVPTLVIHGDSDGVVPFEVSGKRSAELIEGAELVVIEGGPHGINASHPQEFNTALVQFLAK from the coding sequence ATGGCCACGCTGACCGTCGGCACCGAGAACAGCGCACCGATCGACCTCTACTACGAGGACCACGGCTCCGGCCGTCCGGTCGTGCTGATCCACGGCTGGCCGCTGTCGGGGAAGTCGTGGGAGGCCCAGGTCCCCGCGCTGGTCGAGGCCGGCCACCGCGTGGTCACCTACGACCGCCGCGGCTTCGGCGAGTCGTCCAAGCCGTTCGAGGGCTACGACTACGACACCTTCGCCGCCGACCTGGACGCGCTGCTCACCCACCTCGACCTGACCGACGTCACCCTGGTCGGCTTCTCGATGGGTGGCGGTGAGGTGGTCCGCTACGTCTCCCGCTACGGCACCGACCGCATCCACTCGGCCGTGCTCGCCGCCGCCGTCCCGCCGTACCTCTACAAGACCGACGACAACCCCGACGGCGGGCTGGACGACGCCACCATCGAGTCCTTCCAGGCCGGCGTCACCGGTGACCGGTTCGCCTTCCTCGAGGACTTCACCGAGAACTTCTTCGCCGCCGGCGACAAGGGCGACCTGGTGAGCTCGGCGCAGAAGGCCTTCGCCCGGCAGATCGCCAACGTGGCCTCCCCCAAGGGCACGCTGGACTGCATCACCGCCTTCGGCCGCACCGACTTCCGCGGCGACGTCGCGAAGATGACCGTGCCGACCCTGGTCATCCACGGCGACAGCGACGGGGTCGTCCCCTTCGAGGTCTCCGGCAAGCGCTCCGCGGAGCTGATCGAGGGCGCCGAGCTGGTCGTCATCGAGGGCGGCCCGCACGGCATCAACGCCAGCCACCCGCAGGAGTTCAACACCGCGCTCGTCCAGTTCCTGGCCAAGTAG
- the mce gene encoding methylmalonyl-CoA epimerase gives MSVDEAASPTGLPTELFTTIDHVGIAVPDLDEAIAFYDRAFGIRSVHEETNEEQGVREAMLAVGDGQTRIQLLAPLTPESTIAKFIGRSGPGLQQLAFRVADLDAVSAVLRERGLRLLYDQARRGTSGSRVNFVHPKDAGGVLVELVEPAAHH, from the coding sequence ATGAGCGTCGACGAAGCCGCCAGCCCCACCGGCCTGCCCACCGAGCTGTTCACCACGATCGACCACGTGGGGATCGCCGTCCCCGACCTGGACGAGGCGATCGCCTTCTACGACCGGGCCTTCGGCATCCGGTCGGTGCACGAGGAGACCAACGAGGAGCAGGGCGTCCGCGAGGCGATGCTCGCCGTCGGCGACGGCCAGACCCGCATCCAGCTCCTGGCCCCCCTGACGCCGGAGTCCACGATCGCGAAGTTCATCGGGCGGTCCGGGCCGGGTCTGCAGCAGCTGGCCTTCCGGGTCGCGGACCTGGACGCGGTCAGTGCCGTGCTGCGTGAGCGTGGCCTGCGCCTGCTCTACGACCAGGCCCGACGGGGCACCTCGGGCAGCCGGGTCAACTTCGTGCACCCCAAGGACGCCGGGGGCGTGCTCGTCGAGCTCGTCGAGCCGGCCGCACACCACTGA
- the ccrA gene encoding crotonyl-CoA carboxylase/reductase — MNEIRDAILSDHLSDIGGLAVPDSYRAVLVRKDEQDMFEGLPTKEKDPRKSLHVEEVATPELGPGEAIVAVMASSVNYNTVWTSIFEPVSTFGFLARYGKLSELTKKHDLPYHVVGSDLAGVVLQVGPGVNRWKAGDEVVAHCLSVELEDPAGHDDTMMDPQQRIWGFETNFGGLAELALVKSNQLMPKPAHLTWEEAAAPGLVNSTAYRQLVSHNGANMKQGDTVLIWGASGGLGSYATQMALNGGAIPVCVVSSPEKAEIVRRMGADLVIDRSAEGYAFWKDEATQDQKEWQRLGKKIRELTGGDDPDIVFEHPGRETFGASVYVAKKGGTIVTCASTSGYMHEYDNRYLWMNLKRIIGSHFANYREAWEANRLIDKGLIHPTLSKVYGMDDVGQAALDVHRNAHQGKVGVLTLAPEEGLGVRDEAKRAQHLDAINRFRGL, encoded by the coding sequence GTGAACGAGATCAGGGACGCGATCCTGTCCGACCACCTCAGCGACATCGGGGGGCTGGCCGTGCCGGACTCCTACCGAGCGGTGCTGGTGCGCAAGGACGAGCAGGACATGTTCGAGGGCCTGCCCACCAAGGAGAAGGACCCACGGAAGTCCCTCCACGTGGAGGAGGTGGCCACCCCCGAGCTCGGGCCCGGCGAGGCGATCGTCGCCGTGATGGCCAGCTCGGTGAACTACAACACCGTGTGGACGTCGATCTTCGAGCCGGTGAGCACGTTCGGGTTCCTGGCCCGCTACGGCAAGCTCTCCGAGCTCACGAAGAAGCACGACCTGCCCTACCACGTGGTGGGCTCGGACCTGGCCGGCGTCGTGCTGCAGGTGGGCCCCGGGGTGAACCGGTGGAAGGCCGGCGACGAGGTGGTCGCGCACTGTCTGTCCGTGGAGCTGGAGGACCCGGCCGGCCACGACGACACGATGATGGACCCGCAGCAGCGGATCTGGGGCTTCGAGACCAACTTCGGCGGTCTGGCCGAGCTCGCGCTGGTCAAGAGCAACCAGCTCATGCCCAAGCCCGCCCACCTCACCTGGGAGGAGGCGGCCGCCCCGGGGCTGGTCAACTCCACGGCCTACCGCCAGCTGGTGAGCCACAACGGCGCGAACATGAAGCAGGGCGACACCGTCCTGATCTGGGGCGCCTCGGGCGGGCTGGGCTCCTACGCCACCCAGATGGCCCTCAACGGCGGCGCCATCCCGGTCTGCGTGGTCTCCAGCCCGGAGAAGGCCGAGATCGTCCGGAGGATGGGCGCGGACCTGGTGATCGACCGCTCGGCCGAGGGCTACGCCTTCTGGAAGGACGAGGCCACCCAGGACCAGAAGGAGTGGCAGCGGCTGGGCAAGAAGATCCGGGAGCTCACCGGCGGCGACGACCCCGACATCGTCTTCGAGCACCCGGGCCGGGAGACCTTCGGCGCCAGCGTCTACGTGGCCAAGAAGGGCGGCACGATCGTCACCTGCGCCTCGACCAGCGGCTACATGCACGAGTACGACAACCGGTACCTCTGGATGAACCTCAAGCGGATCATCGGCTCGCACTTCGCCAACTACCGCGAGGCGTGGGAGGCCAACCGGCTCATCGACAAGGGCCTGATCCACCCCACGCTGTCCAAGGTCTACGGCATGGACGACGTCGGCCAGGCCGCCCTCGACGTCCACCGCAACGCCCACCAGGGCAAGGTCGGCGTGCTCACCCTGGCCCCCGAGGAGGGGCTCGGCGTGCGCGACGAGGCCAAGCGGGCCCAGCACCTGGACGCGATCAACCGCTTCCGCGGACTGTGA